The genomic window GCGCCGTCGTGCTGTGCGGCAGCGGCGTCGGCGCGTCGATCTGCGCCAACAAGCTGCGCGGCGTGCGCGCCGCCCTGGTCGCCGACCACTTCTCCGCGCACCAGGGCGTGGAGGACGACGACATGAACGTGCTGTGTCTCGGCGGCCGCACGATCGGCCTCGAGTCGGCCTGGGAGCTGGTGCAGACCTTCCTGGCCGCGCGCTTCAGCGGCGCGGAGCGCCACCGGCGGCGGCTGGCCAAAGTCGCCGCGCTGGAGCAGACATG from Myxococcota bacterium includes these protein-coding regions:
- a CDS encoding RpiB/LacA/LacB family sugar-phosphate isomerase — protein: MKVAVATDHGGFALKVEIVARLRAAGHEIVDFGAKSLDDGDDYPDFVIPLARAVAAGSAERAVVLCGSGVGASICANKLRGVRAALVADHFSAHQGVEDDDMNVLCLGGRTIGLESAWELVQTFLAARFSGAERHRRRLAKVAALEQT